The following coding sequences lie in one Drosophila sulfurigaster albostrigata strain 15112-1811.04 chromosome 2R, ASM2355843v2, whole genome shotgun sequence genomic window:
- the LOC133835711 gene encoding nuclear cap-binding protein subunit 2, producing MATSIELSSYRDQHFKGSRSEQERSLRDSTTLYVGNLSFYTTEEQIHELFSRCGDVRLIVMGLDKYKKTPCGFCFVEYYTRPEAEAAMRFVNGTRLDDRLIRVDWDAGFIEGRQYGRGKTGGQVRDEYRTDYDAGRGGYGKLLSQKIAPNTDNR from the exons ATGGCCACGTCCATAGAATTAAGTTCATACCGTGATCAGCACTTTAAA GGCTCACGCTCGGAGCAAGAACGCTCTTTGCGGGACTCGACCACACTTTATGTGGGCAATTTATCATTCTACACAACTGAGGAACAGATACACGAGCTCTTCTCACGTTGCGGCGATGTGCGGCTTATTGTCATGGGCCTGGACAAGTACAAGAAGACGCCTTGTGGCTTTTGTTTCGTTGAATATTATACGCGTCCCGAAGCCGAAGCTGCCATGAG ATTTGTTAATGGCACACGACTGGATGATCGACTGATTCGAGTGGATTGGGATGCCGGCTTCATTGAAGGCCGCCAATATGGACGCGGCAAAACTGGGGGACAAGTGCGTGACGAATATCGTACAGATTATGATGCTGGCCGAGGCGGCTATGGCAAATTGCTCTCCCAAAAGATTGCGCCCAACACTGATAATCGCTAG